One bacterium DNA segment encodes these proteins:
- a CDS encoding sulfite oxidase-like oxidoreductase, with amino-acid sequence MDTPRLPPGQSVTQKWPVLHYGGIPRIDLATWVFTVEGDVETPRRWTWEEFGTLPRTRVPCDIHCVTAWSRYDNVFEGVSVREVLDRARPRPGASFVMVHSYGGYTTNLRLDDLARDDNVFAFTHDSRPLAAEHGGPCRLVVPHLYFWKSAKWVRGLELLREERPGFWEQNGYNIRGDPWKEERYSDPW; translated from the coding sequence ATGGACACTCCGCGACTGCCGCCTGGTCAGTCGGTGACCCAGAAGTGGCCGGTCCTCCACTACGGGGGCATTCCGCGCATCGACCTCGCGACCTGGGTCTTCACGGTTGAAGGCGACGTCGAGACGCCCCGCCGCTGGACGTGGGAGGAGTTCGGCACCCTCCCGCGCACCCGCGTCCCGTGCGACATCCACTGCGTGACCGCCTGGTCCCGGTACGACAACGTCTTCGAGGGCGTCTCCGTGCGGGAGGTGCTCGACCGCGCGCGGCCGCGTCCCGGCGCGTCGTTCGTCATGGTCCACTCGTACGGCGGGTACACGACGAACCTCCGGCTCGACGACCTCGCGCGGGACGACAACGTGTTCGCGTTCACCCACGACAGCCGCCCGCTTGCGGCCGAGCACGGCGGCCCGTGCCGGCTGGTCGTGCCGCACCTGTACTTCTGGAAGAGCGCCAAGTGGGTGCGCGGGTTGGAACTGCTGCGCGAGGAGCGTCCCGGCTTCTGGGAACAGAACGGCTACAATATCCGCGGCGACCCCTGGAAGGAAGAGCGCTACTCGGATCCATGGTAG